One genomic region from Paracoccus pantotrophus encodes:
- a CDS encoding ABC transporter permease codes for MTDRLLIEESAVNAAAPGAEALPPADPPPQAPARSQWRDIWRQFRSHRGAMLALVLFVAILLFVAVGPLVWTIDPGFVDIRARNQGFSAAHPLGTDQLGRDMLARLMAGGRVSLAVGLTAMAVALTLGSLIGIGSGYFRRLDAPLMRLTELFLALPLLPLLLLMVTLFREPLGRAMGPAGGTFLLIVGAIGITSWMQTARILRGEVLGLKEREFILAAQSIGTPAPRMILRHVLPNVISPIVVAATLGIATAIITESALSFLGLGFPPDFPTWGRLLYDAVDQMQIYPWRVVLPGLLISLTVLSVNYIGDGLRDAMDPRIRGR; via the coding sequence ATGACTGATCGGCTGCTGATCGAGGAAAGCGCGGTGAACGCGGCCGCGCCGGGGGCCGAGGCGCTGCCGCCCGCCGATCCTCCGCCCCAGGCCCCCGCCCGCAGCCAGTGGCGCGACATCTGGCGGCAGTTTCGCAGCCATCGCGGCGCCATGCTGGCGCTGGTGCTGTTCGTGGCGATCCTGCTGTTCGTCGCCGTCGGGCCGCTGGTCTGGACCATCGATCCGGGTTTCGTCGATATCCGCGCCCGCAACCAGGGCTTCAGCGCGGCGCATCCGCTGGGCACCGACCAGCTGGGTCGCGACATGCTGGCGCGGCTGATGGCCGGCGGCCGGGTCTCGCTGGCGGTCGGGCTGACCGCCATGGCCGTCGCGCTGACGCTGGGCAGCCTGATCGGCATCGGATCGGGCTATTTCCGCCGGCTCGACGCGCCGCTGATGCGGCTGACCGAGCTGTTCCTGGCCCTGCCGCTGCTGCCGCTGCTGCTGCTGATGGTGACGCTGTTCCGCGAGCCGCTGGGCCGGGCCATGGGGCCGGCGGGCGGCACCTTCCTGCTGATCGTCGGCGCCATCGGCATCACCTCGTGGATGCAGACCGCGCGCATCCTGCGCGGCGAGGTGCTGGGGCTCAAGGAGCGCGAGTTCATCCTGGCGGCGCAATCCATCGGCACACCGGCGCCGCGGATGATCCTGCGCCATGTGCTGCCCAACGTGATCTCGCCCATCGTGGTGGCGGCGACGCTGGGCATCGCCACGGCGATCATCACCGAAAGCGCGCTGTCCTTCCTGGGCCTGGGCTTTCCGCCGGATTTCCCGACCTGGGGGCGGCTGCTTTACGATGCGGTGGACCAGATGCAGATATATCCTTGGCGGGTGGTGTTGCCGGGATTGCTGATCTCGCTGACGGTGCTGTCGGTGAACTATATCGGCGACGGGTTGCGCGATGCCATGGACCCGCGGATCCGGGGACGCTGA